In Treponema primitia ZAS-2, a genomic segment contains:
- a CDS encoding Ig-like domain-containing protein encodes MKKRFGAAILGKAALAAMLIFVMAFVSCGDLFGPDDDDNNNNFNPYNPTYSSPPINDIDASLVGTWRDNVQDGAILNVSFQSSGTAVIWGGSTGSWLNDPTLVYQGGTWGAKDGKISYQYTSTLQTVDVYSYSINNIGQLVLTASGMTIVLNKSSFVGVSYINYLPTSVVMGTPLTLSGTVSPYNATDRTIVWSISDADGTGAVITNGNILTASKMGNVSITATITNGKEDSYSYGYGYTYYYSIGSYTQSFTITITSDFVPVTSISDVPSSAVEGVPLVLTGTVYPDNATNQTIEWSVDSYYGTIIDGIFTPTISGNNAYITATITNGGWSASSDYSTSIYIYVSSMTPVTAITGVPTSATAGTPLTLSGTVSPAEATWQTIVWSVANAGTTGAAIINGNSLTTTAGGTAIVRATITDGTKGYFSGSYSITDYTQDFTITVIPTNSISLSFTDESGAAFTQGGFTISKGNAMNYTKTIILVGDWDSQKWRVDSGDSIIVGSSTSDKVTVNAADYALGAHTLSVRVVKNNVPWTKNITFTVVTD; translated from the coding sequence ATGAAGAAACGATTTGGAGCGGCAATACTCGGCAAAGCTGCTTTAGCAGCTATGTTGATATTCGTGATGGCATTTGTGTCTTGCGGCGATTTGTTTGGTCCAGACGACGACGACAATAACAACAACTTTAATCCGTACAACCCCACGTATTCCAGTCCCCCCATCAACGACATTGATGCGAGCTTAGTAGGGACTTGGAGGGATAATGTTCAGGATGGCGCCATATTAAATGTTTCCTTTCAATCTAGTGGGACCGCAGTAATCTGGGGCGGCAGTACCGGTTCTTGGTTGAATGATCCTACATTAGTATATCAAGGGGGTACCTGGGGTGCAAAGGATGGTAAGATTTCATATCAATACACTTCGACTCTACAGACCGTTGATGTCTATAGTTATTCCATAAATAACATAGGGCAACTTGTATTAACCGCATCAGGAATGACCATTGTATTAAATAAGAGCTCTTTTGTAGGTGTTTCTTACATTAACTATCTTCCCACATCCGTTGTCATGGGAACCCCCCTTACCTTAAGCGGTACGGTGTCGCCTTATAATGCTACCGACCGGACTATTGTGTGGAGTATTTCAGATGCCGATGGCACAGGCGCTGTCATAACCAACGGAAACATCTTAACTGCCTCCAAGATGGGAAACGTTTCCATAACCGCGACCATTACCAATGGGAAGGAGGACTCCTACTCCTATGGTTACGGTTACACCTACTACTACTCCATCGGATCCTACACCCAATCCTTTACGATAACCATCACATCCGATTTTGTGCCCGTTACGAGCATTTCCGATGTCCCCTCATCCGCCGTCGAAGGAGTCCCCCTTGTCTTGACCGGTACGGTGTATCCTGATAACGCCACCAACCAGACTATTGAGTGGAGTGTTGATAGCTATTATGGTACCATAATCGACGGAATCTTTACCCCAACCATTAGTGGCAATAACGCATACATAACCGCGACCATTACCAACGGGGGGTGGTCGGCTTCCTCTGACTACTCTACCTCCATTTATATTTACGTCAGTAGCATGACTCCTGTTACCGCCATTACCGGTGTCCCTACATCCGCCACCGCAGGAACCCCCCTTACCTTAAGCGGTACGGTGTCCCCTGCTGAAGCCACCTGGCAGACTATTGTGTGGAGCGTTGCAAACGCCGGTACTACCGGGGCTGCCATAATAAACGGAAATAGCTTAACCACCACAGCGGGAGGAACCGCTATCGTACGCGCGACCATTACCGACGGGACAAAGGGTTACTTCTCCGGTAGTTATTCCATCACCGACTACACCCAAGACTTTACGATAACCGTTATCCCGACAAATAGCATTAGCCTGAGCTTTACCGACGAAAGCGGCGCCGCCTTTACCCAGGGTGGTTTTACTATCAGTAAAGGTAATGCGATGAATTACACTAAAACTATCATCCTGGTTGGCGACTGGGACAGCCAGAAATGGCGGGTGGATAGCGGCGACTCGATAATAGTAGGTTCTTCTACCAGCGATAAGGTTACCGTGAACGCTGCGGACTATGCCCTCGGAGCTCATACCCTGAGCGTTAGGGTTGTCAAAAATAACGTCCCCTGGACTAAAAACATAACCTTTACGGTTGTTACCGACTAA